From the Streptomyces pluripotens genome, one window contains:
- the hppD gene encoding 4-hydroxyphenylpyruvate dioxygenase, translating to MTVNGIAYLEFHCEDARKYAAQLRDGYGFTVAAAPGRHPEDLTRVIARQGDITLVLTSAAAPDHPVNTFVARHGDGVAVLALRCDDAEDATEQARAAVARGATATGDTGIEGFGDLTLRFVGADDPLLSGPEPAPGGPLREIDHLAVCLPAGTLHPAVRHSVGVLGFRIIFREYLEVGDQAMDSTVVQSPCGGITLTLIEPDPTREPGQIDRFLEAHGGAGVQHLAYRTDDIAGAVRALTARDVAFLTTPGAYYDSLADRLGATGIPVGTLRELDLLVDQDHGGQLFQIFTRSTHPRNTFFQELIERRGADTFGSANIKALYEAVERERGDL from the coding sequence ATGACCGTCAACGGCATCGCCTACCTCGAATTCCACTGCGAGGACGCCCGCAAGTACGCCGCACAACTCCGCGACGGCTACGGATTCACCGTCGCAGCCGCCCCCGGCCGGCACCCCGAGGACCTGACCCGGGTCATCGCCCGCCAGGGCGACATCACCCTGGTGCTGACCTCCGCAGCGGCTCCGGACCACCCCGTCAACACCTTCGTGGCCCGCCACGGGGACGGCGTGGCGGTGCTCGCCCTGCGGTGCGACGACGCAGAGGACGCGACCGAGCAGGCCCGGGCCGCCGTTGCACGTGGTGCCACCGCCACCGGGGACACCGGCATCGAGGGCTTCGGCGACCTCACGCTGCGTTTCGTCGGCGCGGACGACCCGCTGCTCAGCGGCCCGGAACCGGCCCCCGGCGGGCCACTGCGAGAGATCGACCACCTGGCCGTCTGCCTGCCGGCGGGCACCCTGCACCCGGCCGTCCGCCACAGCGTCGGCGTCCTGGGATTCCGGATCATCTTCCGCGAATACCTGGAGGTCGGCGACCAGGCCATGGACTCCACGGTGGTGCAGAGCCCGTGCGGCGGCATCACCCTCACCCTCATCGAACCGGATCCCACCCGGGAGCCGGGTCAGATCGACCGGTTTCTGGAGGCCCACGGCGGCGCCGGCGTCCAGCACCTCGCCTACCGCACTGACGACATCGCCGGCGCCGTCCGCGCCCTCACCGCGCGGGACGTCGCCTTCCTGACGACCCCGGGCGCCTACTACGACTCCCTCGCCGACCGGCTGGGCGCCACCGGAATCCCGGTCGGGACGCTGCGCGAGCTCGATCTGCTGGTCGATCAGGACCACGGCGGCCAACTGTTCCAGATCTTCACCCGGTCCACCCACCCCAGGAACACCTTCTTCCAGGAGCTCATCGAACGCCGCGGGGCCGACACCTTCGGCTCGGCGAACATCAAGGCGCTGTACGAGGCAGTCGAGCGCGAGCGCGGCGACCTGTGA
- a CDS encoding LysR substrate-binding domain-containing protein, with the protein MTHSYAAAVTDSSVTRSRAVGLPLRTPDLESLRLLVLVADLGSLGRAAERLRISQPSASRRLSTLERGLGLVLVDRTRRGSRLTLVGQTVVGHARRVLDELDELLVGAGRLRDRREAELRVAASLTIAEYLLPAWISELRGRRPELYIGLQVTNSEQVPELVESGEADIGFIEGPRLSRAMSTQLVAEDRLVVVVDPAHPWARRHEPLSARELSRAPLVLRESGSGTRQTLDRALHLAGCERVRPLVELGSTAAVRGAVIAGTGPSVLSELAVGGDIADGRLIGVDVAGVDLTRDLRAVWPMGRRLVGPAAELVTVARRAVTGDRPTRGRDRSAPAEPAPPSPWVAARSV; encoded by the coding sequence ATGACTCACTCATACGCTGCCGCTGTGACAGATTCTTCCGTGACCCGTTCCCGTGCCGTGGGCCTCCCGCTACGCACGCCCGACCTGGAGTCGCTGCGGCTCCTCGTCCTCGTGGCCGACCTGGGTAGCCTGGGCCGAGCGGCCGAGCGGCTGCGGATCTCCCAGCCGTCCGCCAGCCGTCGGCTGTCCACGCTGGAACGCGGTCTGGGACTGGTTCTGGTCGACCGGACCCGCCGGGGCTCCCGGCTGACACTGGTGGGGCAGACGGTCGTCGGACACGCCCGGCGGGTCCTGGACGAACTCGACGAACTGCTTGTCGGGGCCGGCAGGCTGCGCGACCGGCGGGAGGCCGAACTGCGCGTCGCAGCCAGCCTGACCATCGCGGAGTACCTGCTGCCGGCCTGGATCAGCGAGCTGCGCGGCCGGCGGCCGGAGCTGTACATCGGGCTGCAGGTGACCAACAGCGAGCAGGTGCCCGAGTTGGTCGAGTCCGGCGAGGCCGACATCGGGTTCATCGAAGGGCCGCGCCTGTCCCGCGCGATGTCCACACAGCTGGTGGCCGAGGACCGGCTCGTCGTCGTGGTCGACCCCGCTCACCCGTGGGCACGGCGACACGAGCCACTGTCGGCACGGGAACTGTCCCGCGCACCGTTGGTGCTGCGGGAGAGCGGATCCGGCACACGGCAGACCCTGGACCGTGCCCTTCACCTGGCAGGCTGTGAGCGCGTCCGACCCCTGGTGGAGCTCGGATCGACGGCCGCCGTCCGCGGCGCGGTGATCGCCGGCACCGGACCGTCCGTCCTGAGCGAGCTGGCCGTCGGCGGGGACATCGCCGACGGCCGGCTGATCGGTGTCGATGTCGCAGGCGTCGACCTCACGCGCGATCTGCGCGCGGTCTGGCCGATGGGGCGACGCCTGGTGGGTCCGGCGGCGGAGCTGGTCACAGTGGCCCGCCGAGCGGTCACCGGGGACCGACCGACCCGTGGCCGGGACCGGTCCGCTCCCGCGGAGCCAGCGCCCCCCAGCCCCTGGGTGGCAGCTCGGTCGGTCTAA
- a CDS encoding YeiH family protein has product MSFCSIRGYKAGAGLPKVVIMKDAQPSRSGTTRPARIATARGPGGAIRAQFSGFAARLPGLALAVGVALVATALGRLVPVVGAPVSAIVLGVLVALAVRPGERMRPGIAFAGRGVLQAAVVVLGAQLSLGRVLRVGAASLPVMIVTLAVCLAAAYGIGRRLGVVGDLRTLIGVGTGICGASAIAAVTPVIGAAEAEVAYAVSTIFVFNVAAVLAFPALGHLLGMGQHAFGLFAGTAVNDMSSVVAAATTYGGPAADYAVVVKLARTLLIIPVCLGLAALVRRRARTADGHAGAAGSGRGLTSRVRVGRLVPWFLLGFLILAAANTAGLVPSDSHGPLSVLAVFLITVALSAIGLSTEPSRLRRTGPAPLLLGGCLWLVVSATSLAVQFLATQYL; this is encoded by the coding sequence ATGAGCTTCTGCTCGATCAGGGGCTACAAGGCGGGCGCGGGGCTGCCCAAAGTGGTGATCATGAAGGACGCCCAACCCTCCCGGTCAGGGACCACCCGCCCGGCCCGCATTGCCACCGCCCGAGGACCCGGCGGCGCCATCAGGGCCCAGTTCTCCGGGTTTGCCGCCCGTCTGCCTGGGCTGGCCCTCGCCGTCGGTGTCGCCCTCGTCGCGACCGCGCTGGGCCGACTGGTTCCCGTCGTCGGTGCTCCGGTGAGCGCGATCGTGCTGGGTGTGCTGGTGGCACTCGCAGTGCGGCCCGGGGAGCGGATGCGGCCCGGCATCGCCTTCGCCGGGCGCGGAGTACTCCAGGCCGCGGTGGTGGTACTGGGCGCGCAGCTGTCCCTGGGCCGGGTGCTGCGGGTCGGTGCCGCCTCGCTGCCGGTGATGATCGTGACCCTCGCGGTCTGTCTGGCGGCGGCGTACGGGATCGGACGCCGCCTGGGTGTCGTCGGCGACTTGCGCACCCTGATCGGTGTGGGCACCGGCATCTGCGGCGCCTCCGCGATTGCCGCGGTCACGCCAGTTATCGGCGCGGCCGAGGCGGAGGTGGCCTATGCCGTCTCCACGATCTTCGTCTTCAACGTGGCCGCAGTGCTAGCCTTCCCCGCCCTCGGGCATCTGCTGGGCATGGGCCAGCACGCCTTTGGCCTGTTCGCTGGAACCGCCGTCAACGACATGTCGTCGGTGGTCGCCGCCGCTACCACCTATGGGGGCCCCGCGGCCGACTACGCGGTGGTGGTCAAGCTGGCCCGCACGCTGCTGATCATCCCGGTCTGCCTGGGCCTCGCCGCTCTCGTCCGCCGTCGCGCGCGGACGGCAGACGGGCACGCCGGCGCGGCGGGTTCGGGGCGGGGTCTGACCAGCCGGGTGCGCGTCGGCAGGCTGGTGCCGTGGTTCCTCCTCGGGTTCCTCATCCTGGCCGCCGCGAACACGGCCGGTCTCGTCCCGTCCGACTCTCACGGCCCGCTCAGCGTGCTCGCCGTCTTCCTGATCACCGTCGCGCTGTCCGCGATCGGCCTGTCCACCGAACCTTCCAGACTGCGCCGGACCGGTCCCGCCCCCCTGCTGCTCGGGGGTTGCCTGTGGCTGGTGGTGTCCGCCACCAGCCTGGCCGTTCAGTTCCTGGCCACCCAGTACCTGTGA
- a CDS encoding beta-ketoacyl-[acyl-carrier-protein] synthase family protein — protein MTTVHHTAAVTGIGLFTPLGRTPTEVHAALLAGCGGITAPPEGHPVHGWLDHAGIAPPLDATEVLPPRETRCVDRFVLLALAAAADALADAGLTVGRDVHAERCAVVLGTGGGGLETFEEYAHRREARGRPAVSPYLLPGMLFNMAAARVAIAHGIRGYSGAPVTACAAGAQAVTEGLRLIAAGQADVVVCGGSETPLHPTIASAFTNSRALASRWDDPGMASRPFDARRNGFVLGEGSGVLVLERPDHARARGATGYAELIGWGASTDAHHPTMPRPDGEGAAAAMRAALRSARLTPADITHVNAHGTGTRLGDTAEATALREVFPGNGPSVTSTKGATGHLLGASGAVEAAFCALAVAGHAVPATRNLDVPDPACRLDHVTTARTGPQTAVLSNSFAFGGHNISLVFAPPGIPGRDISPGVTP, from the coding sequence ATGACCACCGTGCACCACACCGCCGCGGTCACCGGGATCGGACTGTTCACCCCGCTCGGCCGCACACCGACCGAGGTCCACGCCGCCCTGCTGGCCGGGTGCGGTGGCATCACCGCACCGCCCGAGGGACACCCGGTCCACGGCTGGCTCGACCACGCTGGAATCGCCCCGCCCCTTGACGCCACCGAGGTACTCCCGCCCCGGGAGACGCGCTGCGTGGACCGCTTCGTCCTGCTTGCCCTGGCCGCAGCCGCGGACGCCCTCGCCGACGCCGGCCTCACCGTCGGACGCGACGTCCACGCCGAACGGTGCGCCGTGGTACTGGGCACTGGAGGCGGCGGACTGGAGACCTTCGAGGAGTACGCCCACCGCAGAGAGGCCCGCGGGCGCCCCGCGGTCAGCCCGTACCTGCTGCCCGGCATGCTGTTCAACATGGCTGCGGCCCGCGTGGCCATCGCACACGGCATCCGGGGCTACAGCGGCGCACCGGTGACGGCCTGCGCCGCCGGAGCGCAGGCCGTCACGGAGGGACTCCGGCTGATCGCCGCCGGACAGGCCGATGTCGTGGTGTGCGGCGGCAGCGAGACCCCGCTGCACCCCACCATCGCCTCCGCGTTCACCAACTCCCGCGCCCTCGCCTCCCGCTGGGACGACCCCGGGATGGCATCCCGTCCCTTCGACGCCCGCCGCAACGGATTCGTGCTCGGGGAGGGTAGCGGCGTACTGGTCCTGGAGCGCCCGGACCACGCCCGGGCCCGCGGCGCCACCGGCTACGCCGAGCTCATCGGCTGGGGTGCCTCCACCGACGCCCACCACCCCACCATGCCCCGACCGGACGGCGAGGGCGCCGCGGCCGCCATGCGCGCCGCACTCCGCTCCGCCCGCCTCACCCCCGCGGACATCACCCATGTCAACGCGCACGGCACCGGCACCCGACTCGGGGACACTGCCGAGGCGACCGCGCTGCGCGAGGTGTTCCCCGGCAACGGCCCGAGCGTCACCTCCACCAAGGGCGCCACCGGCCATCTGCTCGGTGCCTCCGGAGCGGTCGAGGCAGCGTTCTGCGCTCTCGCCGTCGCCGGGCACGCCGTGCCGGCGACCCGCAACCTCGACGTCCCCGATCCCGCCTGCCGACTCGACCACGTCACCACCGCCCGCACCGGCCCACAGACCGCGGTCCTCTCCAACTCCTTCGCCTTCGGCGGACACAACATCAGCCTCGTGTTCGCGCCGCCGGGCATCCCGGGCCGTGACATCTCCCCTGGAGTGACCCCATGA
- a CDS encoding DUF4097 family beta strand repeat-containing protein: MSERVASIRLDMRNGGVKVDTSADASTISVHRRVNYHGDKPSAPSFRVRDGVLVLSGCGKNCGVDYVVKVPAGLPVSGRTTNGGLTLTNVGTVDVHTSNGQIAVTNATGPAKLRTSNGVVNVRDVKGGGIDAQTSNGEVTIQSAIPQDIRALTTNGDLTVTTPPAGYRISVNDSNGDKNVAFKNDPSGKYRLDLSTRNGDLTVKSAT; this comes from the coding sequence GTGTCTGAGAGAGTTGCCTCGATCCGTCTCGACATGAGGAACGGCGGCGTGAAGGTAGATACTTCGGCCGACGCCTCCACAATCTCCGTACACCGCAGGGTCAACTACCACGGTGACAAGCCGAGTGCCCCGTCCTTCCGCGTCAGGGACGGTGTCCTGGTGCTGTCCGGCTGCGGCAAGAACTGTGGCGTCGACTACGTCGTCAAAGTGCCTGCTGGTCTTCCGGTGTCGGGACGCACGACCAACGGGGGGCTCACACTGACCAATGTGGGCACGGTCGATGTGCACACAAGCAACGGTCAGATCGCGGTGACGAACGCCACAGGCCCTGCAAAACTGCGCACGTCCAACGGCGTCGTCAACGTCAGGGACGTCAAGGGCGGCGGCATCGACGCGCAGACGTCCAACGGCGAGGTGACGATCCAGTCGGCCATCCCACAGGACATCAGAGCTCTTACGACCAACGGCGACCTCACGGTCACCACACCACCTGCCGGGTACCGGATCTCGGTGAACGACTCCAACGGCGACAAGAACGTGGCGTTCAAGAATGACCCGTCAGGCAAGTACCGCCTGGACCTGTCGACAAGGAACGGTGACTTGACCGTGAAGTCGGCAACCTAG
- a CDS encoding alpha-ketoacid dehydrogenase subunit beta produces MTWLSYTKALNRALADAMTEDDSVCVLGEDVRAGMAGPTLGLHRRFGGERVLDMPLSEQAFTSFAIGAALSGMRPVVEFQIPSLLFLVFEQIVNQAHKFRLMTGGQASIPVTFLVPGSGSRTGWAGQHSDHPYSLFAHAGVKTAVPATPTDAYGLLRSAIAEDDPVVLFAPAGAMAARDDVVGTPPPVPLGSGRIHRTGTDVTVVAVGHLVAHALSVADELDGELSAEVLDPRTVHPVDWELLRASLRRTGRLVVYDDANRACGFAAEVLAAAGEEAVLLAPPRRVTRPDGAVLPFAPELDAALQPQPGQLRDALRAVMR; encoded by the coding sequence ATGACGTGGCTCTCCTACACCAAGGCACTGAACCGGGCACTGGCGGACGCGATGACCGAGGACGACTCCGTCTGCGTCCTGGGCGAGGACGTGAGGGCGGGCATGGCCGGACCGACCCTCGGGCTGCACCGGCGTTTCGGAGGCGAACGGGTACTCGACATGCCCTTGTCGGAACAGGCGTTCACCTCCTTCGCGATCGGTGCGGCCCTATCCGGCATGCGCCCCGTCGTCGAGTTCCAGATCCCCTCCCTGCTCTTCCTCGTGTTCGAACAAATCGTCAACCAAGCCCACAAATTCCGGCTGATGACCGGCGGCCAGGCCAGCATCCCGGTCACCTTCCTGGTTCCCGGATCGGGATCCCGCACCGGCTGGGCGGGCCAGCACTCCGACCACCCCTACAGCCTGTTCGCGCACGCCGGTGTGAAGACGGCCGTACCGGCCACCCCGACCGACGCCTACGGGCTGCTGCGGTCGGCGATCGCGGAGGACGATCCGGTCGTGCTGTTCGCCCCCGCCGGCGCCATGGCCGCCCGGGACGACGTCGTCGGCACCCCGCCACCGGTTCCACTGGGCAGCGGCCGCATCCACCGCACGGGCACCGACGTCACGGTGGTGGCCGTGGGCCACTTGGTCGCCCACGCGCTGAGCGTCGCCGACGAGCTCGACGGCGAACTGTCCGCGGAAGTGCTCGATCCTCGCACCGTGCACCCCGTCGACTGGGAACTGCTGCGCGCCTCGCTGCGCCGCACCGGCCGGCTCGTCGTCTATGACGACGCCAACCGCGCTTGCGGCTTCGCCGCCGAAGTGCTGGCGGCTGCGGGCGAGGAGGCCGTGCTGCTGGCGCCGCCGCGGCGGGTCACCCGACCGGACGGCGCAGTCCTGCCCTTCGCACCCGAACTCGACGCCGCCCTCCAGCCTCAGCCCGGCCAATTACGCGACGCGCTGCGCGCCGTCATGAGGTGA
- a CDS encoding thiamine pyrophosphate-dependent dehydrogenase E1 component subunit alpha has translation MTGTVPPLATPAARYRMMRLIREFDTLALEWERSGTIPGGVHPCIGQEAVAVGTCAALRPNDRITSTHRGHGHVLAKGADPARLLAELAGRATGLNRGRGGSMHAADLSLGILGANGMVGAGAAIAAGAAWAARRRGQDTVVISFFGDGALNQGVLLESLNLAALHRAPVVFVCENNGYATTLAAAEGIAGSATGRAAAFGIPAVTVDGMDVDAVRTAVAEAVARARAGAGPGFVECLTYRFEGHHTMERRLRLCYRTSEEVDSWRARDPLDRARPGPEEADSIDVEVAGILRRAADWALEQERPDPATAGAYTYAGGPAPRPGVPA, from the coding sequence ATGACCGGCACCGTTCCACCACTCGCCACCCCGGCGGCCCGCTACCGCATGATGCGACTGATCCGGGAGTTCGACACGCTGGCACTGGAATGGGAGCGGAGCGGCACCATCCCCGGTGGCGTCCACCCCTGTATCGGCCAGGAGGCGGTGGCCGTCGGTACCTGTGCCGCGCTACGCCCGAACGACCGGATCACCAGCACTCACCGCGGCCACGGCCACGTCCTGGCGAAGGGCGCCGACCCGGCCCGCCTGCTCGCCGAACTCGCCGGCCGGGCAACCGGACTCAACCGGGGGCGCGGCGGATCCATGCATGCCGCCGACCTCTCGCTGGGCATCCTGGGAGCCAACGGCATGGTGGGCGCCGGAGCCGCCATCGCCGCCGGGGCGGCCTGGGCGGCCCGCCGCCGGGGGCAGGACACCGTGGTTATCTCCTTCTTCGGCGACGGCGCCCTCAACCAGGGCGTCCTGCTGGAGTCCCTCAACCTGGCCGCACTCCACCGCGCTCCGGTCGTGTTCGTCTGCGAGAACAACGGCTACGCCACCACCCTCGCCGCCGCCGAGGGCATCGCCGGCAGCGCCACCGGCCGGGCGGCGGCTTTCGGGATCCCGGCCGTCACCGTCGACGGCATGGACGTCGACGCGGTGCGGACCGCCGTGGCCGAGGCGGTGGCCCGCGCCCGGGCCGGTGCGGGCCCCGGCTTCGTGGAGTGCCTGACCTACCGGTTCGAAGGACATCACACCATGGAGCGCCGGTTGCGGCTGTGCTACCGGACCTCCGAAGAGGTGGACTCCTGGCGAGCCCGCGACCCACTGGACCGGGCCCGCCCCGGGCCGGAGGAGGCCGACTCCATCGACGTCGAGGTGGCCGGCATCCTCCGGCGGGCGGCCGACTGGGCGCTGGAGCAAGAACGTCCGGACCCGGCGACCGCAGGCGCGTACACGTACGCAGGCGGCCCCGCCCCCCGCCCCGGAGTGCCCGCATGA
- a CDS encoding teichoic acid biosynthesis protein C, translating into MLRGCGGIGLAAFGLGCGAGTASAAVSASPRFDLTKPSYDLFRHKRLHDVTVQQGFAFDGINKRLFVAQRRNGTDTKAGDLCITQLDFAGNYVSYMHLSGFGHGVAFGVEPRGTESWLWTEVDANANGYGTRLARFKFVKGGSLSHASSAIAKYSPVPGAVEYTCSIDPVHENLVLRHHKYGAKHIAVYAMADAKAGDFSRPKAYFKQPSIPGTMQGYTAYGQYLYCLTGNAYSASNPAPGNAHLVSVNLNAGVIAQGPVLTKAGGTLEFREPEGLAVYRTDAGQSRLFLGFASGAAGNRRSNLFYKNVLL; encoded by the coding sequence ATGCTGCGTGGGTGCGGTGGGATCGGGCTCGCCGCGTTCGGCCTGGGCTGCGGAGCGGGAACGGCGTCCGCGGCGGTGTCCGCCTCACCGCGCTTCGATCTGACCAAGCCCTCGTACGACCTGTTCCGGCACAAGCGGCTGCACGACGTCACCGTGCAACAGGGCTTCGCCTTCGACGGCATCAACAAGCGCCTGTTCGTGGCGCAGCGGCGGAACGGCACCGACACCAAGGCCGGCGACCTGTGCATCACCCAGTTGGACTTCGCCGGCAACTACGTCTCGTACATGCACCTCAGTGGCTTCGGCCACGGCGTGGCGTTCGGTGTGGAGCCGCGTGGTACCGAGAGCTGGCTGTGGACCGAGGTCGATGCGAACGCGAACGGATACGGCACCCGGCTCGCCCGCTTTAAGTTCGTGAAGGGTGGTTCGCTGTCCCATGCGTCGTCAGCCATCGCCAAGTACAGCCCCGTGCCGGGAGCCGTCGAGTACACCTGCTCCATCGACCCGGTCCACGAGAACTTGGTCCTCCGTCACCACAAGTACGGCGCGAAGCACATTGCGGTCTACGCCATGGCGGACGCGAAGGCAGGAGACTTCAGCCGCCCCAAGGCCTACTTCAAGCAGCCGTCGATTCCGGGCACCATGCAGGGTTACACGGCCTATGGCCAATACCTTTACTGCCTGACGGGCAATGCGTACTCCGCGAGCAATCCCGCGCCGGGCAACGCTCACCTGGTCAGCGTGAACCTGAACGCGGGCGTGATCGCGCAGGGGCCGGTCCTGACCAAGGCGGGCGGCACGCTCGAATTCCGTGAGCCCGAGGGTCTGGCGGTCTACCGCACGGATGCCGGGCAGTCCCGCCTCTTCCTCGGATTCGCCTCGGGCGCCGCAGGTAACCGGCGCTCGAACCTCTTCTACAAGAACGTCCTGCTCTGA
- a CDS encoding phytanoyl-CoA dioxygenase family protein, producing the protein MHTTAPDSAPFALTAGESVRLPSEPDVLRYADQGWFLSQRIFTDAELDALQEASGRHYAGHRDRELPTRPPHLAAWQPSDGPVQRHNDYIHYESNAIGALLRKPLLGAVAARLARVREIRVFQATLIYKPPVADEPSNVVPWHFDKHYWQTCTSDRMLTAFVPFHDCTVEMGTITMVDGSHRWQEAPGGDDSTRHFAARDPGELERLLEANAEFNGARVHRTTVEIPRGHVSFHHCRTYHGSGPNRSDRPRRAVSLHLQDGDNRYRRFTRPDGEPVVYNHDAVVRRTPEGQPDYADPDFCPVLWRDA; encoded by the coding sequence ATGCACACCACCGCACCTGATTCCGCACCGTTCGCGCTGACTGCCGGGGAGAGCGTCCGGCTCCCCAGCGAGCCGGACGTCCTCCGCTACGCCGACCAGGGATGGTTCCTCTCACAGCGGATCTTCACCGACGCCGAACTCGACGCGCTGCAAGAGGCGAGCGGACGCCACTACGCCGGTCACCGCGACCGGGAGTTGCCAACCCGCCCGCCCCATCTGGCGGCCTGGCAGCCCTCCGACGGGCCGGTGCAGCGGCACAACGACTACATCCACTACGAGAGCAACGCCATCGGCGCCCTCCTGCGCAAGCCCCTGCTCGGCGCCGTCGCGGCCCGGCTGGCCCGTGTTCGGGAGATCCGGGTGTTCCAGGCGACCCTCATCTACAAGCCCCCGGTGGCGGACGAGCCGAGCAACGTGGTGCCCTGGCACTTCGACAAGCACTACTGGCAGACCTGCACCTCGGATCGCATGCTCACCGCCTTCGTCCCGTTCCACGACTGCACCGTGGAGATGGGCACCATCACCATGGTCGACGGTAGCCACCGGTGGCAGGAGGCTCCCGGCGGCGACGACTCCACCCGCCACTTCGCCGCCCGTGACCCGGGCGAGTTGGAGCGACTGCTGGAGGCGAACGCCGAGTTCAACGGCGCCCGTGTGCACCGGACCACCGTGGAGATTCCCCGTGGCCACGTCAGTTTCCACCACTGTCGCACCTACCACGGCAGCGGACCCAACCGGTCCGACCGTCCCCGACGCGCCGTCTCCCTCCATCTGCAGGACGGTGACAACCGCTACCGCCGCTTCACGCGCCCGGACGGCGAGCCCGTCGTCTACAACCACGACGCCGTGGTTCGCCGCACCCCCGAGGGACAGCCCGACTACGCCGACCCGGATTTCTGCCCCGTGCTGTGGCGGGACGCATGA
- a CDS encoding L,D-transpeptidase — MERRRGGIGIALVTAVVLVGASGCGGGGTDKASGDDSKASGKPSASASPSPTKPAGPPMLLETITPQTGTTVGVAMPVSVVFTNPVAAKARATVEKHMKVSASQPVVGAWHWLTDRRADWRPKAYWPSGTTVRIDADLTGVRNGNGRYGVHNYTHTFKIGDDVRAQVSVTGHTMKVTRNGRLVRTLPINAGSAQYPTWNGTMAVIDKQEKVHMTSCSVHISCDKGSPNYYDLTLPWDVHLTQSGTYVHYSNGDPTPGSGSARGSHGCVHLSKPDAKWFYGQVKQGDPVTITGSSRAKASAANGYADFNLGWEQWLAGSASGQETTGTL; from the coding sequence GTGGAACGGCGCAGGGGCGGCATAGGAATCGCACTCGTCACGGCTGTGGTGCTGGTGGGTGCGAGCGGCTGCGGCGGGGGCGGAACTGACAAGGCGAGCGGGGACGACTCCAAGGCGTCGGGCAAGCCGAGTGCGAGCGCCTCTCCCTCACCGACGAAGCCCGCGGGCCCGCCGATGCTGTTGGAGACGATCACCCCGCAGACGGGAACCACGGTCGGGGTGGCCATGCCGGTCTCGGTGGTCTTCACCAACCCGGTGGCGGCAAAGGCACGGGCCACGGTGGAGAAGCATATGAAGGTGAGCGCATCGCAGCCGGTGGTCGGCGCCTGGCACTGGCTCACGGACAGACGCGCCGACTGGCGGCCGAAGGCGTACTGGCCCTCCGGCACGACGGTGAGGATCGACGCCGACTTGACAGGCGTCCGCAACGGCAACGGACGCTACGGCGTGCACAACTACACGCACACCTTCAAGATCGGCGACGACGTACGCGCGCAGGTCTCGGTGACCGGTCACACCATGAAGGTCACCCGAAACGGCAGACTGGTGCGCACCCTGCCGATCAATGCGGGCAGCGCGCAGTATCCGACGTGGAACGGCACGATGGCCGTCATCGACAAGCAGGAGAAGGTCCACATGACCTCCTGCAGCGTCCACATCAGCTGCGACAAGGGCAGCCCCAACTACTACGACTTGACCCTGCCCTGGGACGTCCACCTGACCCAATCCGGCACGTACGTGCACTACTCGAACGGCGACCCCACTCCGGGCAGCGGCAGCGCCCGCGGATCGCACGGCTGCGTGCACCTGTCCAAGCCGGACGCCAAGTGGTTCTACGGCCAGGTCAAGCAGGGGGACCCCGTCACCATCACCGGCTCGTCCCGTGCCAAGGCCTCGGCCGCCAACGGCTACGCCGACTTCAATCTGGGATGGGAGCAGTGGCTCGCGGGCAGCGCGTCCGGGCAGGAGACGACCGGCACACTCTGA